A single genomic interval of Deltaproteobacteria bacterium harbors:
- a CDS encoding DUF433 domain-containing protein produces MARIEIGRYLATDTRVCGGRLIFKGTRILVSDALELLRANFTAEQIAREYQGRIVPEAVHEALTLSRKGIVREVLPKTKTAA; encoded by the coding sequence ATGGCGCGGATTGAAATTGGTCGATATTTAGCCACTGACACGCGCGTGTGTGGCGGACGTTTAATCTTCAAAGGCACACGCATCCTGGTATCTGATGCATTAGAACTGCTTCGGGCGAATTTCACGGCTGAGCAAATAGCCCGAGAATACCAAGGGCGTATCGTTCCAGAAGCAGTACATGAAGCCCTCACTCTGAGTCGTAAAGGGATCGTGCGTGAGGTCTTGCCCAAAACGAAGACGGCAGCGTGA
- a CDS encoding FMN-binding negative transcriptional regulator produces MYLPKHFEEMRVPVLHDLMRTYPLAALVTLTVHGLDANHLPFEIDPEPTPFGILRGHIARVNPLWRDLASGTPSLAIFQGPDTYISPSWYPSKKETGKVVPTWNYVVVHAHGPLYFIDDKVWLRQLVDRLTNRYEAGRSEPWRTTDAPDDYIDKMLGAIVGVEIPITQLTGKWKVSQNRPAEDRQGVVAGLRQEGTEAAAVMAELVRRVG; encoded by the coding sequence ATGTATCTTCCCAAACACTTCGAAGAAATGCGGGTTCCCGTCTTGCACGATTTGATGCGTACGTATCCGTTGGCCGCATTGGTAACGCTGACTGTTCATGGCCTGGACGCAAATCATCTTCCGTTTGAGATTGACCCAGAGCCTACGCCGTTCGGGATTCTCCGTGGTCACATCGCTCGTGTAAATCCGTTGTGGCGAGATCTTGCCTCTGGAACACCGTCGCTCGCGATCTTTCAGGGGCCGGATACTTACATTTCCCCTTCTTGGTACCCGAGTAAAAAAGAGACTGGCAAGGTGGTACCGACGTGGAACTATGTCGTGGTGCATGCGCATGGTCCGTTGTATTTTATCGACGATAAAGTGTGGCTGCGGCAATTGGTCGATCGCCTCACCAATCGTTACGAAGCCGGACGCAGTGAGCCGTGGAGAACCACTGATGCGCCTGATGACTACATTGACAAGATGTTAGGCGCCATCGTTGGGGTTGAAATACCGATCACGCAGCTCACTGGAAAGTGGAAGGTGAGTCAGAATCGCCCGGCTGAAGATCGTCAGGGGGTCGTCGCGGGGTTGCGACAGGAAGGAACTGAAGCGGCAGCGGTGATGGCTGAGTTGGTGCGGAGGGTGGGGTAG